The following coding sequences lie in one Hoplias malabaricus isolate fHopMal1 chromosome 14, fHopMal1.hap1, whole genome shotgun sequence genomic window:
- the tmco1 gene encoding calcium load-activated calcium channel has protein sequence MSTMFADTILIVFISVCTALLAEGITWVLVYRTEKYKRLKAEVEKQSKKLEKKKETITESAGRQQKKKIERQEEKLKNNNRDLSMVRMKSMFAIGFCFTALMGMFNSIFDGRVVAKLPFVPLSYIQGLSHRNLLGEDYTDCSFIFLYILCTMSIRQNIQKMLGLAPSRAATKQAGGFLGPPPQAAKFS, from the exons ATGAGCACTATGTTCGCAGACACGATCCTCATTGTCTTCATATCTGTCTGTACGGCCTTATTAGCCGAAG GTATAACATGGGTGTTAGTATACCGGACAGAGAAGTACAAGAGGCTCAAAGCTGAAGtggaaaaacaaagcaaaaagt TGGAAAAGAAGAAGGAAACAATCACAGAATCTGCTGGGCGTCAGCAGAAGAAAAAGATAG agagacaggaggagaaACTCAAGAATAATAACAGAGATTTGTCAATG GTTCGGATGAAGTCCATGTTTGCCATTGGCTTCTGTTTTACAGCATTAATGGGCATGTTTAATTCCAT CTTTGATGGTCGTGTTGTAGCAAAGCTGCCGTTTGTCCCTTTGTCCTACATCCAGGGCCTCTCTCATCGTAACCTTCTGGGTGAAGATTACACTGACTGCTCTTTCATCTTCCTATACATCTTGTGCACCATGTCCATTAGACAG AACATCCAAAAAATGCTGGGACTTGCTCCATCTCGTGCTGCCACCAAACAAGCTGGAGGATTTTTGGGACCTCCTCCACAAGCAGCCAAGTTCTCATAA
- the aldh9a1a.1 gene encoding 4-trimethylaminobutyraldehyde dehydrogenase A: protein MAQQPLLSLPEFRNVSTGTLVVKEALNFWGGTRVKPKDVKNAEPVYEPATGRVLCEMIPCGEAEVDEAIKSAHSAFLKWSKLAGMERARIMLEAARIIRERRDIIARLEVINNGKSITEAEVDIDIAWQCIEYYAGIAPTLAGQHFQLPGGSFAYTRREPLGVCVGIGAWNYPFQIAAWKSAPALACGNAMVFKPSPMTPVTAVILAEIYKEAGVPDGLFNVVQGAAETGTLLCHHPMVAKVSFTGSVPTGKKVMGMAASGVKQVTLELGGKSPLIIFKDCELENAIKGALMANFLTQGEVCCNGTRVFVQREIMKPFLEEVVKRTKAIALGDPLLKGTRMGALISKPHMEKVLGFISQAQHQGAKVLCGGEPFVPSDPKLKGGYYVSPCVLDNCKDDMTCVKEEIFGPVMSVLPFDTEEEVLQRANNTTFGLASGVFTRDIARAHRVAENLQAGTCFINNYNVSPVEVPFGGYKMSGFGRENGLVTIEYYSQLKTVVVEMGDVESLF from the exons ATGGCTCAGCAACCACTCCTTTCACTCCCCGAGTTTCGCAATGTTTCAACTGGAACTCTGGTGGTCAAAGAAGCTCTGAATTTTTGGGGTGGAACCAGAGTCAAGCCCAAAGATGTAAAGAATGCTGAACCTGTCTATGAACCTGCAACTG GCCGTGTTTTGTGTGAAATGATTCCCTGTGGAGAGGCAGAGGTAGACGAGGCCATAAAGAGTGCACACTCTGCCTTCCTTAAGTGGAGCAAACTGGCGGGAATGGAGAGAGCCCGGATCATGTTGGAGGCTGCCCGTATCATTAGG GAGCGCAGAGATATCATAGCTAGACTGGAGGTAATCAACAATGGCAAGTCCATCACCGAAGCTGAAGTGGACATTGACATTGCATGGCAATGTATTGAGTACTATGCTGGCATTGCTCCCACACTTGCAG GTCAGCATTTCCAGCTTCCTGGAGGTTCTTTTGCTTACACTCGCCGGGAaccactgggtgtgtgtgtaggaatTGGAGCTTGGAACTACCCTTTCCAGATTGCTGCTTGGAAGTCAGCTCCAGCACTGGCCTGTG GTAATGCCATGGTGTTTAAGCCCTCTCCTATGACTCCTGTAACAGCAGTGATTTTGGCAGAGATCTATAAAGAGGCTGGAGTTCCAGATGGCCTCTTTAATGTAGTGCAGGGTGCAGCTGagactggaacactgctgtgtcacCACCCAATGGTGGCCAAAGTGTCCTTTACTGGTAGTGTTCCCACTGGCAAGAAG GTGATGGGGATGGCAGCCAGCGGTGTGAAGCAAGTGACCCTGGAGCTTGGAGGAAAGTCTCCACTTATAATTTTTAAAGACTGTGAGTTGGAGAATGCTATCAAGGGGGCTCTCATGGCTAACTTCCTAACCCAGGGGGAG GTGTGTTGTAATGGGACAAGAGTGTTTGTGCAGAGGGAGATTATGAAGCCATTCCTGGAGGAAGTGGTGAAGAGGACCAAGGCCATTGCACTTGGTGATCCTTTGCTAAAGGGGACACGTATGGGTGCCCTGATCAGCAAACCCCATATGGAAAAAGTGCTGGGCTTTATTAGCCAAGCTCAACACCAG GGAGCCAAAGTGCTTTGTGGAGGAGAGCCCTTTGTACCCAGTGACCCTAAACTGAAAGGAGGCTATTATGTGTCCCCATGTGTGCTGG ATAACTGTAAGGATGATATGACTTGTGTAAAGGAGGAGATCTTTGGACCTGTGATGTCTGTTTTGCCATTTGACACAGAGGAGGAGGTTCTTCAAAGGGCAAACAACACCACTTTTGGCCTGGCATCTGGAGTCTTCACTAG GGATATAGCTCGTGCTCACAGGGTGGCTGAAAACCTTCAAGCAGGAACCTGCTTTATTAATAACTACAATGTCAGCCCAGTGGAGGTCCCATTTGGAGGATACAAGATGTCAG GTTTTGGCAGGGAGAATGGACTGGTGACCATAGAGTACTACTCTCAGCTGAAAACAGTTGTAGTGGAAATGGGGGATGTAGAGAGTCTCTTTTAA
- the zgc:112962 gene encoding torsin-1A-interacting protein 1, translated as MNVDSLDTEEDTKQAKNVGTAEKHLQPESKECKDEEGEVEVAHPVASFTSAQVKAEAKEEEEITNGDNTLAKHNDGRAGNSETDDKDWTGGDCSDGEEEDFNTTETTEKREDKMDIHPFTGIMSSHITSKEYASEGRIRDVTRGRDTERRSSTQKEEHVIHSKDHHGEGDASCPDKKAPGLPTVKAQDTYYSKPLLFAIFIAILGVLIFWFLKTEPPSVQKEKNLVDVFRHEMDKVESNFPNQRKELWRRSRIHLQRHLNMSSPSEPVSLILTAGHRAEKTLGCLAQRLASAFSTTLNASAIDIDGTSKTTQDSDQVKLDIDRILREAFDDGKQAAVIHRFEKLPPGSTLIFYRYCDHENAAYKRVFLAFTVLLEEELEVPSNVSLGKVEEIVQEYLKAKFVSSERTTMFNQMDVDKLSGLWSRISHLILPVAAEKMIEQHGCEGLSRKP; from the exons ATGAATG TTGACAGCCTTGACACAGAAGAGGACACTAAACAAGCTAAAAATGTTGGCACAGCAGAGAAGCATCTACAGCCTGAGAGTAAAGAAT GTAAGGATGAAGAAGGTGAGGTTGAAGTAGCGCATCCTGTGGCTAGCTTTACTTCAGCACAAGTGAAGGCTGAAgcaaaagaagaagaggaaattACAAATG GAGATAATACATTGGCCAAACACAATGACGGCAGAGCAGGGAATTCAGAGACAGACGATAAAG ATTGGACTGGAGGTGATTGTTCAGATGGTGAGGAGGAGGACTTTAACACAACAGAGACCACAGAAAAGA GAGAGGATAAGATGGATATACACCCATTTACTGGCATTATGTCATCACATATAACCTCAAAGGAGTATGCATCAGAGGGAAGAATAAGAG ATGTGACAAGGGGTAGAGATACAGAAAGGAGGAGCTCAACACAAAAGGAAGAACATGTAATACATTCAAAAGACCATCATGGTGAAGGTGACGCTAGTTGTCCTGATAAAAAAGCCCCAGGCCTACCCACTGTAAAGGCTCAAGACACTTACTATTCCA AACCACTCCTTTTTGCCATATTTATTGCTATACTTGGTGTCCTGATATTTTGGTTTCTAAAAACCGAGCCCCCATCGgtgcaaaaagaaaagaacCTGGTGGATGTGTTCCGACATGAAATGGACAAGGTTGAATCCAACTTCCCGAACCAGCGCAAAGAATTGTGGAGGAGAAGCAGGATCCACCTCCAGAGACACCTCAATATGAGCAGTCCCAGTGAGCCAGTAAGCCTCATCTTGACAGCTGGTCACAGGGCTGAAAAAACACTTGGTTGCTTAGCTCAACGTTTAGCTTCTGCCTTTTCTACCACTCTTAATGCCTCTGCCATAGACATTGATGGAACCAGCAAAACGACCCAAGACAGTGACCAGGTGAAGCTGGACATTGATAGAATATTGAGAGAAGCCTTTGATGATGGAAAGCAAGCAGCAGTTATCCACCGCTTTGAGAAACTTCCTCCTGGGTCCACGTTGATCTTTTACCGCTACTGCGACCATGAGAATGCTGCTTATAAGAGAGTCTTCTTAGCTTTCACAGTACTGCTGGAGGAAGAATTGGAGGTCCCTTCAAATGTTAGCCTGGGGAAGGTGGAGGAGATTGTTCAAGAGTATTTAAAAGCCAAGTTTGTCTCCTCTGAAAGGACAACCATGTTTAACCAGATGGATGTAGATAAGCTGAGTGGGCTTTGGAGTAGGATCTCTCACCTCATCCTGCCAGTGGCAGCAGAGAAGATGATTGAACAGCACGGCTGTGAAGGCTTAAGCAGAAAACCATAA